One window of the Acaryochloris sp. CCMEE 5410 genome contains the following:
- a CDS encoding glutathione S-transferase family protein, with protein MKLYFMPTTRAVRPRWLLEELNISYELIRVTMDMSRSKEYGHLHPHGKVPVLIDETVTIFESAAICAYLADKYIDHGFAPKLDAPARAYYYQWLFYASLTLEAPVEQYMFHVLPGLPDKILPKQARQTVSPEEAKQWFAKVCEPLNEQLTTNDYLAGDDFTAADIVTGGVLLWALKLGMLKQESPVKSYLARLMERPALQKADEDVYAKVD; from the coding sequence ATGAAGCTATATTTTATGCCGACTACACGGGCAGTCCGTCCCCGCTGGCTGCTTGAAGAACTTAATATTTCCTATGAATTAATTCGTGTGACGATGGACATGTCTCGTTCTAAAGAATATGGCCATCTCCACCCTCACGGCAAAGTGCCGGTATTGATTGATGAGACTGTCACTATTTTCGAGTCAGCAGCAATATGTGCTTATCTGGCCGATAAATATATCGATCATGGTTTTGCACCAAAACTAGATGCACCCGCACGAGCCTATTACTATCAATGGTTGTTTTATGCTTCTCTAACCTTAGAAGCACCCGTGGAACAGTATATGTTCCATGTATTACCGGGCTTGCCAGACAAGATACTCCCTAAGCAAGCGCGACAAACCGTTTCCCCTGAAGAAGCTAAGCAATGGTTTGCTAAAGTATGTGAGCCTCTAAATGAGCAATTAACAACGAATGATTATTTAGCAGGAGACGATTTTACGGCTGCAGATATTGTGACTGGTGGTGTGTTGTTATGGGCATTAAAACTAGGAATGCTCAAGCAAGAAAGTCCAGTTAAAAGCTACCTCGCTAGACTAATGGAACGCCCTGCTTTGCAGAAGGCTGATGAAGATGTTTATGCCAAGGTAGATTAG
- a CDS encoding ISAs1 family transposase, with product MSHLIDTLKQVPDFRSAHGRIHPLWLLLLLMVMGMLAGYQGYRPLETFVSDYRQPLSELLGLESLEVPSHCTFRRVMKGLDFQALSHQFEAWMLSKAQTHSPDNYAASIDGKRIRQGLTDAKGKQRFVGLVSLFAVEAGITLKLEALTQEDNSEIKVVQALLETLQLDGLLITMDALHAQKTLEKIVASGNDYLVAVKSNQGRLYDHLQTYFECLKPMAEHIHSAQSRGRDEHRCIQVYEPVGIALQEWTAIRSVLCVQRWGTRKGKEYHNTAYYISSAATSPQHWQSLVREHWGIENRLHWPKDVVFGEDDYRLEDEQALLNWSVLRTIGINILRLNDYQSLKTAMTKLANRVDIIFSLLT from the coding sequence ATGAGCCATCTAATCGATACTTTGAAGCAAGTCCCGGATTTCCGCAGTGCCCATGGCCGTATTCATCCGTTATGGCTGCTGTTGCTATTGATGGTGATGGGCATGCTTGCTGGATATCAAGGGTACCGTCCGTTAGAAACCTTTGTGAGCGATTATCGCCAGCCTTTAAGTGAGCTATTGGGGCTTGAGAGCCTCGAAGTTCCGTCTCACTGTACCTTTCGTCGAGTGATGAAGGGGCTTGACTTCCAAGCGTTGAGCCACCAATTTGAAGCATGGATGCTCTCGAAAGCCCAGACTCACTCTCCCGATAATTATGCAGCCTCCATTGATGGCAAACGGATTCGTCAGGGGCTTACAGATGCCAAGGGGAAGCAGCGTTTTGTGGGCTTGGTGAGTTTATTTGCGGTGGAAGCAGGCATCACCCTCAAGCTCGAAGCCCTCACTCAGGAGGATAATAGCGAAATCAAAGTCGTGCAGGCACTGTTGGAAACCCTTCAACTCGATGGCTTACTGATTACCATGGATGCCTTACACGCCCAAAAAACACTTGAGAAGATTGTGGCCTCGGGTAATGACTATCTCGTGGCGGTCAAATCCAACCAGGGAAGACTTTACGACCACCTCCAGACTTACTTTGAGTGTCTTAAACCCATGGCTGAGCACATCCACTCCGCCCAAAGTAGAGGACGAGATGAACATCGGTGTATACAGGTTTATGAGCCTGTCGGCATAGCCCTACAAGAATGGACAGCAATTCGCTCTGTACTTTGTGTCCAACGATGGGGTACTCGCAAAGGAAAGGAGTATCACAATACCGCCTATTACATCAGTTCAGCTGCCACCTCACCCCAGCATTGGCAATCTCTGGTCCGAGAACATTGGGGCATTGAAAATCGGTTGCATTGGCCGAAGGATGTTGTTTTTGGCGAAGATGATTATCGACTCGAAGATGAACAAGCACTGCTCAATTGGTCAGTGCTTAGAACTATTGGGATTAATATCCTGCGGCTAAACGACTATCAATCCCTCAAAACCGCGATGACTAAGCTGGCTAATCGGGTCGATATTATTTTTTCGCTGCTAACTTAA
- a CDS encoding RNA polymerase sigma factor RpoD/SigA, translating into MATQHDSLHYYLKEIGRFPLLTHEEEITLARQVQAGNPRAKRKMIEANLRLVVSIAKKHQNRGLPLLDLIQEGNLGLSIAVDKFEPEQGNRFSTYAYWWILQGVTRSLQNKGRVVRLPVKHWQVGNQIKRTRHQLSQELGREPTVVEIADAMEMDLTRLKKYLHSLQETVSLDKFVGSEQDTTLGDLIEGNDSTQSYLDLLLQDEELSGYLALLDDRQRFVISERYGLEDGKPKSMEKIGQKLGISRERVRQIIKKAMQTLEKCALSA; encoded by the coding sequence TTGGCGACTCAACATGACAGTCTTCATTACTATCTTAAGGAGATAGGGCGGTTTCCGCTGCTTACCCATGAGGAGGAGATTACCCTGGCTCGGCAAGTCCAGGCAGGTAACCCTCGCGCAAAAAGAAAAATGATCGAGGCGAATCTCCGATTGGTGGTCTCGATTGCTAAGAAACATCAGAACCGAGGTTTGCCGCTACTCGATTTGATTCAAGAGGGTAACTTGGGCTTAAGTATTGCCGTTGATAAATTTGAGCCGGAGCAAGGGAATCGGTTTAGTACCTATGCTTACTGGTGGATTTTGCAGGGGGTGACCCGTTCCTTGCAAAACAAAGGTCGCGTCGTCCGGTTGCCTGTGAAACATTGGCAAGTGGGTAATCAGATCAAACGCACTCGCCATCAGTTGAGCCAAGAGCTGGGCCGAGAACCCACTGTCGTTGAAATAGCTGACGCCATGGAGATGGATCTAACCCGCTTGAAAAAGTACCTCCATAGCTTGCAAGAGACGGTGTCTTTAGACAAGTTTGTGGGCAGTGAGCAGGATACAACCCTAGGGGATCTGATTGAGGGGAACGACTCCACTCAGTCCTACCTCGATCTGCTGCTGCAGGATGAGGAATTGTCTGGGTACTTGGCGTTGCTGGATGATCGCCAGCGATTTGTGATTTCTGAGCGATATGGGTTGGAAGATGGCAAACCCAAGTCTATGGAGAAAATCGGCCAAAAGTTGGGGATTAGCCGTGAACGGGTCCGGCAGATTATCAAAAAGGCGATGCAAACCCTAGAGAAATGTGCATTATCGGCTTAG
- a CDS encoding transposase, with protein sequence MRIPSKPSTAQCTQDLYVRYLLAQPQGDGCSHMAEILKDVSHDSINRFLLRERYEPKDLFDLLADNEWIELTGGVLSADDTVLEKLYSNPKKMDLLGYYWSSKHSKPILGIPLITLYYTSPNGLRVPINYRIYDKQEGKTKNQYLQEMLQEVLAWGLRPTTFTSDAWYASKANLNLLKDVQLGFLVGVAKNRQVRLGQSQYQRVDTLVIPEQGLHVYLKGVGIVKVFCQRFKNESCRYYLLYAPDPKELAIAGKAEFEHLHTLHWGIECFHRAGKQLCGLQRFRVRLTEAVHTHVFCALRAFVELELQVWHQQIDNWYALQRKLYQEVARQFILEQPLLGWLS encoded by the coding sequence TTGCGAATACCCAGCAAGCCTTCAACTGCTCAGTGCACCCAAGACCTTTATGTCCGCTATCTCCTAGCTCAACCCCAAGGAGATGGATGCAGCCATATGGCAGAAATCCTCAAAGATGTTTCTCACGACAGCATCAACCGCTTTTTGCTTCGAGAACGCTATGAGCCCAAAGATCTATTTGATTTACTTGCAGACAATGAATGGATTGAGCTGACCGGAGGCGTTTTGAGTGCTGATGATACTGTTCTTGAGAAACTCTACAGCAACCCCAAGAAAATGGACCTGTTGGGATATTACTGGAGTAGCAAACATAGCAAACCGATTTTGGGAATCCCCTTAATCACCCTGTACTACACCAGTCCCAATGGCTTGAGAGTCCCCATTAACTATCGTATTTATGACAAACAGGAGGGCAAAACCAAGAATCAATATCTCCAGGAAATGCTCCAAGAGGTTTTAGCTTGGGGGCTTCGACCGACGACCTTCACCAGCGATGCTTGGTATGCATCCAAGGCCAATCTCAATTTACTCAAAGACGTGCAATTGGGATTCCTGGTTGGTGTTGCCAAAAATCGACAGGTGCGATTGGGCCAGAGCCAGTATCAACGCGTGGATACCCTTGTCATCCCTGAACAAGGATTACATGTTTACCTCAAAGGGGTGGGCATCGTGAAGGTTTTTTGCCAGCGATTCAAAAACGAATCGTGTCGCTATTACCTTCTGTATGCGCCAGACCCGAAGGAGCTTGCTATTGCAGGTAAAGCTGAGTTTGAGCATTTACACACACTCCATTGGGGCATTGAATGCTTTCATCGTGCAGGCAAACAATTGTGTGGACTTCAGCGGTTTCGTGTGCGTTTAACTGAGGCTGTTCATACCCATGTGTTTTGTGCTCTTAGGGCTTTTGTGGAGCTGGAATTACAAGTTTGGCACCAACAGATAGACAACTGGTATGCCCTACAACGCAAGTTATATCAAGAGGTTGCTCGACAATTCATTCTTGAACAACCACTGCTGGGATGGCTCTCTTGA
- a CDS encoding aminotransferase class V-fold PLP-dependent enzyme — MPQTNLFFNQDHSYPELVDFPEIFSQRTKVIYLNVGSLAPRLAIVFDTLNIWNKYVEKYTPTSEVISSVIQPCENQLYGSIVRKIQNDTWEGSEYLRNSISNYIGIQKPENIVFLTNTSRAIEIVLEAIRPTYVVTTDHEHESQKQFFSIIKNRHNTQIMPVEVVKEKWKDDINESKESFTRRFIQEVIEDYSGRLEKEVFVVFLSHVCSSTGWVLPVEDICRKIKDHNPNITIVIDGAHAVGNIEVNISNLACDYYIFCGHKWLFGSPSLGILVFNNKNFKKNLIIAEEVHEFLALSPQFLDSAMKCHSIGSREISYFKNFKSTICLSPLISLTITLDEFHTDISREHIRNNMRSINEYLCRKISEIPEYIVYENVYFPSSPGIFILQYKTCRDQDTALSSLVTDLESKNIIVKKVLSPSLGYCIRICIPFYIRFNDLKRIYDAFYECRIPKTTIS; from the coding sequence TTGCCACAGACAAATCTATTTTTTAATCAGGATCATTCATACCCTGAGTTAGTTGATTTCCCTGAGATTTTTTCTCAGAGAACTAAAGTTATCTATCTAAATGTTGGCTCTTTAGCTCCAAGACTAGCCATAGTTTTTGATACTCTGAATATTTGGAATAAGTATGTAGAAAAATATACTCCAACTTCTGAAGTTATTTCCTCAGTTATACAACCTTGTGAAAATCAGTTATATGGAAGTATTGTAAGGAAAATTCAAAATGATACTTGGGAAGGATCCGAATACTTAAGAAATAGTATATCGAACTATATTGGGATACAAAAGCCTGAAAATATAGTATTTCTTACCAATACTTCAAGAGCCATTGAAATTGTACTTGAAGCAATACGACCTACGTATGTTGTTACTACTGATCATGAGCATGAATCACAAAAACAATTTTTCTCTATAATTAAAAATCGCCATAATACACAGATAATGCCAGTCGAAGTTGTAAAAGAAAAATGGAAAGATGATATCAATGAATCTAAAGAATCTTTTACTAGAAGATTCATCCAAGAAGTTATAGAAGATTATTCAGGAAGACTTGAAAAAGAAGTATTTGTTGTATTTCTTAGTCACGTTTGTTCATCAACTGGATGGGTTTTGCCCGTCGAAGATATCTGCCGTAAGATAAAGGATCATAATCCAAATATTACAATTGTCATTGATGGTGCTCATGCAGTTGGAAATATTGAAGTTAATATATCTAATCTAGCATGCGATTATTATATTTTTTGCGGCCATAAGTGGCTTTTTGGATCACCTAGTTTGGGTATATTGGTTTTTAATAATAAAAATTTTAAGAAGAACTTAATTATTGCTGAAGAAGTTCATGAGTTTCTAGCGTTAAGTCCTCAATTCCTTGATTCAGCTATGAAGTGTCACTCTATAGGCTCTAGGGAAATAAGCTACTTTAAGAACTTTAAATCAACCATTTGTCTTTCCCCACTAATCTCTCTTACTATTACTTTAGATGAATTTCATACAGATATAAGCCGTGAACATATAAGAAATAATATGCGTAGTATCAACGAATATTTATGTAGAAAGATATCTGAAATCCCTGAATACATAGTATATGAAAATGTGTATTTCCCTAGCTCTCCTGGGATATTTATCCTACAATATAAAACCTGTAGAGACCAAGATACTGCCCTAAGCAGTTTAGTTACTGATCTTGAAAGTAAAAATATTATCGTTAAAAAAGTTCTATCACCTTCACTAGGTTACTGTATTCGTATATGTATACCTTTTTATATTAGATTTAATGATTTAAAACGAATTTATGATGCTTTTTACGAGTGTAGAATTCCAAAAACGACTATCTCTTAA
- a CDS encoding VOC family protein: MTNPPKFEAAFPFQEDVLALPVVDLDATSSWYAQAFGMAEVERKEQPHPTVVLARDDVKIGFAINGRDASQDGAAIRVSNIQGIKSELEAKGVEIGNWRVDERDGRRFQVFFVVAPDGLCYCFNEPI, encoded by the coding sequence GTGACTAATCCACCCAAATTTGAAGCAGCGTTCCCCTTTCAAGAGGATGTGTTAGCCCTACCAGTCGTCGATCTGGATGCCACGTCTAGCTGGTATGCCCAAGCCTTCGGCATGGCTGAAGTAGAGCGCAAGGAGCAGCCCCATCCCACCGTTGTTTTAGCAAGAGATGATGTGAAAATCGGTTTCGCCATCAATGGCAGAGATGCGTCTCAAGACGGTGCTGCCATACGGGTCTCCAATATTCAGGGCATCAAATCAGAATTGGAAGCAAAGGGGGTGGAGATCGGGAATTGGCGAGTGGACGAGCGGGATGGAAGAAGATTCCAAGTCTTCTTTGTCGTAGCACCAGATGGACTCTGCTATTGCTTCAATGAGCCTATTTGA
- a CDS encoding branched-chain amino acid ABC transporter substrate-binding protein produces the protein MLVVGDYSGNYSGIGNSVALGADFVADKIKLGRGKELIIHREDDKGDDIKARKIALKFSLQSSVIAVIGHSSSGNTLSTLDIYGTFKVPLFLPVATNPQITQVSSEKKWDNIYRLVPIDNFQAAKIAEFTKKKISNQNKQSKKSALIIHDETTYGINLGESLEKALSNQEVVFSSISNSDYSQINKSLEEIDSDVIIFAGYYEEGGKLVSDIRKREIKKPIILTDGCFVSKIFDYLGPDSGELYISFLAPDISKIEKVTPLISKIRLSEPDAKFSDLAYAPFGADSIRIIHELSKKILSEKSSITRKELLKCMNNEKNRNFDKNMMIGPYNFNLDGDNIMGRNYIYKLNTNNFNEWIFEE, from the coding sequence ATACTTGTCGTTGGTGATTACAGTGGCAACTATTCAGGTATTGGGAACTCGGTTGCTCTAGGAGCTGATTTTGTAGCTGATAAGATAAAGCTAGGTAGAGGAAAAGAACTAATTATTCACAGAGAAGATGATAAAGGAGATGACATAAAGGCAAGAAAAATTGCCTTGAAATTTTCTCTCCAATCATCAGTTATTGCAGTTATTGGCCACTCTTCATCAGGAAATACGTTATCCACTCTTGATATTTATGGTACTTTTAAAGTTCCACTTTTCCTTCCAGTTGCAACTAACCCACAAATAACTCAAGTTTCAAGTGAGAAGAAGTGGGATAATATATACAGGTTAGTCCCTATAGACAATTTTCAAGCAGCAAAAATTGCTGAATTTACTAAGAAAAAAATATCTAATCAAAATAAACAATCTAAAAAGTCAGCGTTAATCATTCATGATGAAACAACCTATGGCATTAATCTTGGTGAATCTTTAGAGAAAGCTCTCTCTAATCAAGAGGTTGTTTTTAGCAGTATAAGTAACAGTGATTATTCTCAAATCAACAAGAGCCTAGAAGAAATAGATTCTGATGTTATTATTTTTGCAGGTTATTATGAAGAAGGAGGGAAGCTTGTATCAGATATTCGCAAACGGGAAATCAAAAAGCCTATCATCTTGACAGATGGTTGCTTTGTTTCAAAAATTTTTGATTACTTAGGTCCTGATTCTGGTGAGTTATATATTTCCTTCTTGGCCCCTGACATTAGTAAAATTGAAAAAGTAACTCCCTTGATTTCGAAGATTCGACTTTCTGAGCCTGATGCAAAATTTAGTGATCTTGCGTATGCTCCATTTGGAGCAGATAGTATTCGTATCATTCATGAGTTGTCAAAAAAAATACTTTCTGAGAAGTCAAGCATAACAAGGAAAGAGCTTTTGAAGTGTATGAATAATGAAAAGAATAGAAATTTCGATAAAAACATGATGATTGGACCTTACAACTTTAATTTAGATGGAGATAATATAATGGGTAGAAACTATATATATAAGCTCAATACTAATAATTTTAATGAGTGGATTTTTGAGGAGTAG
- a CDS encoding cyclic nucleotide-binding domain-containing protein has product MSEPARTVSIFHKADAPLFKKAGETIFAEGEAGEVMYGLLTGKVDLVVKGKVVETIQSGDVFGEGALVQPSGTRASTAIARSDCSLVYLNQERFLFAIQNTPMFAIEVMRSYSDRLRRLKHLI; this is encoded by the coding sequence ATGTCAGAACCTGCAAGAACCGTCAGTATCTTTCATAAAGCCGATGCTCCCCTGTTTAAGAAAGCAGGAGAAACTATTTTTGCAGAAGGTGAAGCCGGCGAAGTCATGTACGGGCTATTAACGGGAAAGGTCGATTTAGTCGTCAAGGGCAAAGTCGTCGAAACCATTCAATCAGGAGATGTCTTTGGAGAAGGGGCTTTAGTTCAACCCTCTGGGACGCGAGCCTCAACAGCCATTGCCCGGAGTGACTGTAGCTTGGTGTACTTGAATCAGGAGCGATTTTTATTTGCGATCCAAAACACCCCAATGTTTGCCATTGAAGTGATGCGAAGTTACTCCGATCGACTTCGTCGACTGAAGCATTTGATCTAA
- a CDS encoding SOS response-associated peptidase, translated as MCGRFALTATPDEIATAFGLQNVPPFPPRYNIAPSQPVAVIRQLQHQPREFRLMQWGLIPSWAKDPSIGNKLINARCETAHEKPSFRSAIKYRRCLIPASGFYEWQKVDKSTKQPYYFHKPQPFALAGLWESWNDIETCIILTTQPNDVVAPVHQRMPVIISPENYKVWLNFDTQTPSHLFHLFDPDLVQDLSALPVTTLVNSPTVDRPECIEPML; from the coding sequence ATGTGTGGTCGCTTTGCCCTGACGGCAACCCCAGATGAGATTGCCACTGCCTTTGGTCTCCAGAATGTCCCGCCGTTTCCACCCCGCTACAATATTGCCCCCAGCCAACCCGTGGCCGTGATTCGGCAGCTACAGCATCAGCCCCGAGAATTTCGGTTGATGCAATGGGGGCTGATTCCCAGTTGGGCTAAAGATCCCAGTATTGGTAACAAGCTAATTAATGCTCGCTGTGAAACGGCCCATGAAAAGCCTTCCTTTCGCTCAGCAATCAAATATCGTCGCTGTCTGATTCCGGCGAGCGGTTTTTATGAATGGCAAAAGGTCGATAAAAGCACGAAGCAACCCTATTATTTCCACAAGCCTCAGCCTTTTGCCCTGGCAGGGCTGTGGGAGTCTTGGAACGATATTGAAACCTGCATTATCCTCACCACCCAGCCCAATGATGTGGTGGCCCCCGTTCACCAACGGATGCCCGTGATCATCTCTCCTGAAAACTATAAGGTATGGCTCAACTTTGATACACAAACCCCGAGTCACCTATTTCATCTGTTTGACCCGGATTTAGTCCAAGATTTATCGGCTTTGCCGGTGACCACTTTAGTCAACAGTCCGACAGTGGATCGGCCTGAATGTATTGAGCCGATGCTGTAG
- the dinB gene encoding DNA polymerase IV — MRKILHIDMDAFFASVEQRDNPRLRGKPVVVGGRPEQRGAVAAASYEARKYGIFSATPSRVAATKCKDLIFVAPRFEVYRQVSQQIRAIFHQFTDRVEPVSLDEAYLDVTENKAQVDSAMAIAREIKRLIVQETHLTASAGVSINKFLAKMASGLEKPNGLSLVAPDQAETFVQQLPIEKFHGIGKVTAAKMHQLGIQTGTELRQWSEPSLVRQFGKVGHYYYGIARGIDQRPVVANRIRKSIGAERSFFPDISGLPVLMEELDAIATQVHLRLAENQRSGYTLTLKVKYANYQQITRSRTVDHPLFEVDEILALGKELLQVHIDAQQAVRLLGLTLANLVDKDHSPKQLSIGFV; from the coding sequence ATGCGTAAGATCCTGCATATCGATATGGATGCCTTCTTCGCTTCCGTGGAGCAGCGAGATAATCCTCGCCTACGAGGCAAGCCCGTTGTGGTGGGTGGACGTCCAGAGCAGCGAGGGGCAGTCGCCGCCGCCAGTTATGAAGCCCGCAAATATGGGATTTTCTCCGCCACACCATCGCGGGTAGCCGCCACTAAATGCAAGGACTTGATCTTTGTCGCGCCTCGGTTTGAGGTCTATCGCCAGGTCTCTCAGCAGATTCGAGCTATTTTTCACCAATTTACGGATCGGGTGGAACCAGTCTCTCTAGATGAAGCTTATTTAGATGTGACGGAAAACAAGGCGCAAGTAGACTCAGCAATGGCGATTGCCCGAGAGATAAAACGTCTGATTGTTCAAGAGACTCACTTAACGGCATCAGCAGGGGTATCGATCAATAAATTCTTGGCCAAAATGGCCTCAGGATTGGAAAAACCTAACGGCCTCTCCCTGGTGGCTCCCGATCAAGCTGAAACCTTCGTCCAGCAGCTCCCCATTGAGAAGTTTCACGGCATCGGTAAGGTCACCGCCGCCAAAATGCATCAGCTCGGGATTCAAACGGGCACAGAGTTGCGTCAGTGGTCTGAACCTTCATTAGTGCGCCAGTTTGGCAAGGTAGGCCACTACTACTACGGCATTGCTAGGGGAATCGATCAGCGTCCAGTGGTGGCCAATCGCATTCGCAAGTCCATTGGTGCAGAGCGGAGCTTTTTTCCGGATATTTCGGGATTGCCTGTTTTGATGGAAGAACTGGATGCGATCGCAACCCAAGTTCACCTGCGGTTGGCCGAAAATCAACGGTCTGGCTATACCCTGACCCTGAAAGTAAAGTATGCCAACTATCAACAAATCACCCGCAGTCGCACGGTCGATCATCCCTTGTTTGAAGTGGATGAAATTTTGGCATTAGGGAAGGAGTTATTACAAGTCCATATCGATGCACAGCAGGCGGTGCGGCTTTTGGGACTAACCCTCGCCAATCTTGTAGACAAAGACCATAGTCCCAAACAGTTATCGATTGGGTTTGTCTAA
- the recA gene encoding recombinase RecA translates to MAAITEASEKQKALDLVLKNVERSFGKGSIMRLGDAARMQVETISSGALTLDLALGGGLPRGRVIEIYGPESSGKTTVALHAIAQIQKNGGVAAFVDAEHALDPVYAAALGVDVSELLVSQPDSGEMALEIVDQLVRSSAVDLVVVDSVAALTPRAEIEGDMGDSHMGLQARLMSQALRKITSNICKSGSTVIFLNQLRQKIGVTYGSPEVTTGGNALKFYASVRLDIRRIQTLKKGTDMYGIRAKVKVAKNKVAPPFRIAEFDILFGQGISTLGCLVDMAEETNIIVRKGAWYSFDGNNIGQGRDNTIQYFADNPEFTDSVEQQVRQRLELGAEVSANSVTAVEVDAEV, encoded by the coding sequence ATGGCCGCTATCACTGAAGCATCAGAAAAGCAAAAAGCCCTAGACTTAGTTTTGAAAAATGTGGAGCGCTCCTTTGGTAAAGGGTCGATTATGCGCTTGGGTGATGCTGCTCGCATGCAGGTCGAAACCATCTCTAGTGGTGCCTTAACCTTGGATCTGGCTTTGGGAGGCGGACTACCCCGCGGGCGTGTGATTGAAATCTACGGCCCAGAAAGTTCGGGTAAAACCACCGTAGCGTTACATGCGATCGCACAAATCCAAAAAAACGGGGGCGTCGCTGCCTTCGTGGATGCCGAACATGCCCTTGACCCAGTTTATGCTGCTGCCTTAGGGGTGGATGTTTCTGAACTCCTGGTCAGTCAGCCCGACTCCGGTGAAATGGCTCTAGAAATTGTCGATCAGCTGGTCCGCTCCAGTGCCGTCGATCTCGTCGTCGTAGATTCCGTTGCTGCTCTCACCCCTCGCGCTGAAATCGAAGGAGATATGGGTGACTCCCATATGGGGCTGCAGGCTCGACTGATGAGCCAAGCTCTGCGCAAAATCACCAGCAATATCTGCAAATCTGGCAGCACCGTGATCTTTTTGAATCAGCTTCGGCAGAAAATAGGCGTCACCTACGGTAGCCCCGAAGTTACCACGGGCGGCAATGCCCTCAAGTTCTATGCCTCCGTTCGTTTGGATATCCGCCGCATTCAAACCCTGAAAAAAGGGACAGATATGTATGGCATCCGCGCCAAGGTCAAAGTAGCCAAGAATAAAGTTGCGCCCCCATTTCGGATTGCCGAGTTCGATATTCTGTTTGGCCAGGGTATCTCCACCTTGGGCTGCTTAGTGGATATGGCCGAGGAAACCAATATCATTGTCCGCAAAGGGGCCTGGTATAGCTTTGACGGCAATAATATTGGTCAAGGTCGAGACAATACGATTCAATATTTTGCTGATAATCCTGAGTTTACCGATAGCGTGGAGCAACAGGTCCGTCAGCGATTAGAGTTGGGAGCTGAAGTTTCTGCCAATTCCGTTACGGCAGTAGAGGTAGACGCAGAAGTCTAA